Proteins encoded in a region of the Triticum dicoccoides isolate Atlit2015 ecotype Zavitan chromosome 3A, WEW_v2.0, whole genome shotgun sequence genome:
- the LOC119269528 gene encoding histone H2B.5, whose amino-acid sequence MAPKAEKKPAAEKKPVETEKKPKAEKRVPGKDGGADKKKKKAKKSVETYKIYIFKVLKQVHPDIGISSKAMSIMNSFINDIFEKLAGESAKLARYNKKPTITSREIQTAVRLVLPGELAKHAVSEGTKAVTKFTSS is encoded by the coding sequence ATGGCGCCCAAGGCCGAGAAGAAGCCCGCCGCGGAGAAGAAGCCGGTGGAGacggagaagaagcccaaggccgagAAGCGCGTGCCCGGCAAGGACGGCGGcgccgacaagaagaagaagaaggccaagaagagcgTCGAGACGTACAAGATCTACATCTTCAAGGTGCTCAAGCAGGTGCACCCCGACATCGGCATCTCCTCCAAGGCCATGTCcatcatgaactccttcatcaacgACATCTTCGAGAAGCTCGCCGGCGAGTCGGCCAAGCTGGCGCGCTACAACAAGAAGCCCACCATCACCTCCCGGGAGATCCAGACCGCCGTGCGCCTCGTCCTCCCCGGCGAGCTCGCCAAGCACGCCGTCTCCGAGGGCACCAAGGCCGTCACCAAGTTCACCTCCTCCTAG